From the Pirellulales bacterium genome, the window CAGCGCCGTGTGGCTGCCGAACCGCTTGGTGACCTTCTTCAACTGAATGACCGGCTCCATACTCACACCTTTTGTTTCTCGCCTCGCTTGGTTGATCGTTTTTCCGCCGCCGACAGCTCCTGCTCGACCAGCGAGCGCAGATCGTCGATTTCGAGCTGGCTTTGCACGGCCTCGGCCAGCACTTGCCGCAGCCGGGCGCGAATCAGCTCCCTGCGCTGGCCGCGGCAGCGTCGCTCGGCCCCCTCGGCCACTTCCAGCCCTGTGCCGCGGACCGGCGAGAGCACCGCCTCGCTTTGCAGCTCGCGATAGGCACGGGCCACCGTGTTGGGATTCAGCGCCAGCTCGCGGGCCAGCTCGCGCACCGAGGGAACGAGCTCGCCTTGGCGCAGCGCGCCGCAGGCCACGGCGAACTTGACCTGCCGCACGATCTGGTCGTAGATGGCCAGGCCGTCGTGAGGATCGATGGAAAGGAACATGGCGCGGACCCAATGTGTACTGTCGTAATAGTACAGTATCAAACGGGGCGGCAGGCGTCAAGCCCCTGTGGCCCGAATCGAATTGCCTGTGGGTTTGCGCAATCTCTGTAGGGAACGGACTCCGTGCCGTTCCGCCGCGCGCCGCTTGACGCCGCGCCGGTTTTGCGGAACGCGAAGGGCGAAGATCCAGCGGGCGACAACGCCGTTCCGCTCGCGGAGCGAGCGGGCCACGTAGCCCGCTTGCTCCGCAAGCGGACAGGCTTTGCGCCGGCCCACGCTACGACTCTTCACGACCCAGCGCCCGCAGCAGTTCGAAGGTGTAGATGCCCGTGTCGTGGCCGTCGCTGAATTTGATGCTGTAGGCGTAGTTTCCGACCGGGCTCATGTCGAGCAGCGTCAGCGGTCGGGCCTCGGCCAAGGAGAGCACGGGCAACATCGTCGCCACCGCCGGCGGCTGCGAGCGCTTTTCGCGGCAGCTTGCACAAGGGCAATGGTCGCGAAGCTCGCTAACGCGGTAGCTTCGCCGCTGGCCGTCGCTCCATTCGATCAGCAGTTCGTTGTCGCCGCGTAACGAAAGGTTGGTAGGCCGAGAGTCCATAGAGAGATGAGGGATGAGAGATGAGGGATAAGGGATGAGGAATGAGGGATGAGCGCCGACTCTCGGCATCTCTCATCCCTCATCCCTCATCCCTCCCGCAAATCGGTGACGAACATACACCCCGGGCTGTGGGTGATCGCGATTTCTGGTTTCGCGGCGGCCAGGGCAAGCTGGGGCGTCACGCCGCAGGCCCAAAAAACAGGGACTTCATCCGACGCCACGGGCACCGCGTCGCCAAAGTCGGGCCGCGAAAGGTCGGTAATGCCCAACTCGGCAGGATCGCCGACGTGGACCGGCGCGCCGTGCATCGTCGGATAGCGGGCCGTGATCTCGCGCACTTGTTCGACGTGTTCGGGGCGAAACGGTCGCATGCTCACCACCAGCGGTCCCGCGAACCGGCCGGCCGATCGGCAGGCGAGCTGGGTGCGGAACATCGGCACATTGCGGCCCAGCTCAATATGCCGCACCGACAGGCCGGCCGCCAACAACGCCGCCTCGAACGTAAACGAGCAGCCCAGCAGAAAGCCCACGAAGTCGTCGCGCCACCATGAGACGATCTCAGTCGGCTCGTTGCTCTCCGGCACACCGTCACGAAAGACGCGGTAGCGGGGCACGTCGGTCCGCAGATCGGCCCCCGGCGCCGACCGCTTCGGCTGCGGATCGCCCGGCCCGGTTTGCTCGATGAGCGGGCAGGGCCGGCTGTTCAACCGGCAAAACTCGGCGAACTCCTCGGCGACCGTCAGCGGCAGCACGACCAAATTCGTCTGCACAAAGCCGGGGGCCAACCCGGCCGTCGGACCCGTATGCCGTCCCGCGCGGATCGCTTGTCGCAATTCGCTCGCGCTGGTTGCGGAAGTGGCTGGAAAGAGAATCATCGTGTTGTTCTTGGGTCCGTTGGCCGTCGTTGATCGACCAGCCTAATCGCTTTTCCTTCGGACCGCGGCAAGCTGCCCGGCGGCACGCACCTGACATCGACCCGCAGGCCGAGCCGCACGTACACTTCGTCGGCGATGCGCCCAGGTTGCTCCAGACGGTCTTCGACCTCGATGGCCAACTGGTCCATCTCGTCTATTCTATACGCCACGAGCCGGAATTCGTCGACCTCCGGAAAACCGCGCACGATCTGCTCCACCGAACTGGGGAAGACGTTCACGCCGCGGACGGTCAGCATGTCGTCGGTGCGGCCCACGATCCCGCCTTCGAGCATCACGAACCGGTTCATTAGATCGTGCTGCCGGACCGGCCGCACCAGGTCGCCCGTCCGGTAACGGACCACTGGACTGCCGGCGCGGCACAGCGTCGTGAGCACCAGTTCCGACAGTTCGCCTTCTTGGGCTGGTTCACCGCTGGCAAGCGAACGGAACTCGGCGATGAACTCGCTTTCCATCACGTGCAAGCCGCGGCCAGCGCGATCGCCGTAACCCCAGGGACCGATCTCGGTGGCGCCAGCATGGTCGAGCACCTCGGCACGCCAAGCGTGCTCGATGCGTTCGCGGGTGGCTGGCACCGAGCCGCCAGGCTCACCCGCCAGAATCAGCACGCGGACGCCGAGCGTGCCGGCATCGAGCTGCCGCTGCCGGCCGACTTCGGCCAGGTGCAAGGCGTAGCTGGGCGTGCAGCAGACGACGGTTGCCCGACTTGTGCGGATCAGCTCCAGCCGCGCTGCGCTGGTCATTCCGCCGCCCGGCACGACCAGGCAGCCGCGGGCGGCGGCGGCCTCGTAGGCGCTCCAGAAGCCGACGAACGGCCCGAACGAAAAGGCCATCATCACGCAATCGCCCGGCGTGACGTCGGCCGCGTCCAGCACGTATTGCCAGCAGTCGGTCCACCAGGTCCAGTCGTCCGCGGTGTCGAGCACGGCCAGCGGACGGCCGCGCGTGCCGGAGGTCTGATGGAACCGCACATAGCGCTCGATCGGCCAAGTGCGGTTGGCGGCAAGTTCGCCGTCGCCGAGAAGGTCGTCTTTGGTCGTGTAGCGAAAGTCCGTCAGAGCGGCCAGCGAGGCCAACGGCAGCGTGACGCCCGCCAGTGCCGTCCGATAAAACCCATTGACCGGCGCGATCTGCTCGAAAAGCGCATTCAGCCGCGCAAGCTGGTGCTTCTCCAGCGAGCGTCGGTCGAGCGATTCCAGCCGTCGGCGTTCGGCGGGCAAGGTGCGCGTCATGCACCAAGCATAAGAGCTTCAGACGCCCTTGTCCAAAGCCGCCTCTTAGGCTTGCTTCTTGGGCTTGATCTGTTGCTTTTGCTCGTCGGTGAGCAAGGCGACGACCTGCTTTCGCACTTCCTTGGTGAGTTGCTTCAGCTCCTTTTCGGCGTGGACCGACTTTTGCCGCTGCTCGTCGGTCAACTGCACAGCGGCATTGACCGCTGCCTGCAGCTCTTTGCCCTTTTTGCCGGCCGCCGCGGCTTCTTTCCTGGCGGCCTGCCGCGCGGCCCGCTGCTCGTCGGTGAACACCTCGTCGATTTTCTTTTGCGCGTCGGCGAGCTTGGTCGCATACTGCGTCTTCAATTCGTCGAGCTTGGTCTGTTGCTCGGCGGAAAGCTGGACGTCTTTGGGCAGCTTGAAGGCGGCCGGCACCGGTGCGGGCTTGGCTTTCTTGCCCTTTTTCCCTTTGGCTTGATCTTCAGCAAAGGCGGATGTCGCCAGCAGCAGGACGATGGCGACCAACGCGGTCGTGCCAATCAGACGGCTCATGGAACGGAACTCCGGAAAAGGGGGTGGATTTGCGTCACTCCTACTAGATGCGCCAGCCGTGCGGATTATTGGCCGCCCGCACGGCGATTTCACCCCGATGGGCGCGCCAAGACCTCGTGTATGGGCATGCGGGAGACGCCGACCTGATTTCCTTCGGGCGACCGTTCATCAGCAACCCCGACCTCCTAGAGCGTTTCAAGAACGATTGGCCGCTGGCCGAAACCGCGCCCATGTCGGACTGGTACTCGCCCAGCGGGCCGAAGGGATACAGGGACTTTCCCGCCTACGGATCTGAGCTCGCCGCGTCCAGAATCTGAGTCTGAGACCGCGAACGTCGGTCGAGCAGTCGTCGCGCTGGGCGGCGCGCTCTACTTACTTGTCAGTCTCATTCAGCAGCTCTTCGATCCGCCGCCGGAGATACTTCTCGCCCTCGGCACCTTCCCAGTTCAGTTCGCCGTACCACCAGTAGCGAACGTGTCCGCGCTTGTCGATGAGATAGACGCTGGGCCACATGTTGTTGGCCCACGTGCGCCAGGTTTGCTGGCGGTTGTCGACGGCAATGGGGTAGGCAAGGCCGTTGTCAACCGCTTTTGCCCGGAGTTGATCGAAGTTGTGCTCGGCCTCTGTCTCGGGCGTATGGACGCCGAGAACCACCAGCCCTTGCGATGCAAACGTGTCGTGCCAACCCTTGTACCAAGGGTAGTTGCGGACGCAGTTGATTCATCCATAGGCGAAGAAATTCAGGGCCACCACTTTGCCACGCAATCGTTCCAGGGTGAGCGGCTCGCTGTTGATCCAGCGGTCAATTCCCTGCAAGGCGGGCGCTTTGTAGGACAGGGGTCGCAGACGGGTCAGATCGAATGGTTCGCCAGCCAGAGCCAACAACCGCTCCTTCTGTTTGGAAGAAAGAACTGCCAGCAGCTTCTTTTGTCCGGCGGCCTCGATGTCGGCCGGCCTTTCCGGAGGCGATTTCTCGCCGTTGGCAGCCTTCTTCGCCAGGGCCTCGCTGGCGCGTTTGGTACCGGCGAAGATTTCTTCAATACGGCGGGTTTGATTGGCCGAGAGCGCCAACTCCGCTGCGACGGCCGGCGTGAGGAGCGCCGCCGTGCCGCGGGCCTGCAAGACAATCTCCCACAGTCGCCGGCGTTGCGGCGCATCCAGAATCTCCATGAGAGCGGCTGCCAGCTTACCCAACAGGAGTGCGGTCTTTTCGCGCATCTCCGGCTCTTTGGCGTCACGCGACGCAAACAGCGGCTGATCGATCTCGGCCAGGGCCTCGTCCACTTGTCCGATCTGCTCCGTCGTAAGGTTCAATTCTCTTTGTATGACAGGATCGCGGACGATCAACAGATGGAAGCTCGTCCCGTCGAGCGGTCTGGCAGGCGATTCATCACGAGCGGCTCTTCTCTTTGCCGGGGATTTGCGGCCGGCAACCTTCTTCGCCGCGGTGGTGGCGCGCGCTGCCGGCGGAGCGCCGTCCGACATCGCACCGGCCATGAGTAACACCGCCACGCTCATGATCGTCGGCCGCACGCATCGCACCTCAAACGCATTCAACATCAACTCACCTCCCGACACAGGTGTAAGCGAATTGCTGGGCCGCGTTGAACTTCCGTGGCGGCAGTTCAACGCGGCCTAACCGCAGGTCGTGCGACACGACAAGCCACGCTTCCTTGAAGCTGGCCCGGCGAGGAAGCAAAAACCGCCATTCGTCCGATACGAACGTATAGTAAACGGAAAACGATTTCATTTGCTGTCAGGCAATGCTTCCAGCAACGTGGCCGCTGATGCACGGTCGATCGCCGATCGGCCAACCTGTGCGAACCGCACGACATCATCACCGTCGATGACGAAGCTCGCCGGATAGGCCGTATCGCCCGGCGCCTGCGACCGCACATGGTAGGCGTTGGCGAACTGGAAATCCGGATCGAGCAGAAAGCGAAAACTCTTTGGCAGACGCTGTGCGCCGATGAATTGTTTAGCGTGCGTCTTGAGATCGAGCGCCGTTCCCGGATAAATCACCGCTACCGTGGCCCCCGCCTTCTCGAATTTCTTGGCGGCACCGATCAGCTCGGAAAACTGGCGGGTGCAGAACGGGCAGGTCCCGCCCACGTAGCCGCGGAGCACCACCAGCGCCACTGGGCCCCGCTCGGTCAGCTCGCTCAAGGAGACCTTGTTCCCCTTGAGATCAGCGAGAGTAAAGTCGTCGGCCTTGTCACCGACCGCGGGCGGCAACGCCTTGTCATCGGCCGCGTTAGCTACGATAGCGCCCCAGACGGACGCGGTGGCGACAAGACAAAAACCGCAAGCACGATAGACGATCGTTCGCATGAAGATTCTCCTGATATTGAAAAAAGTCACTGGTCCAGCGGCCATATCCGGCCTGTATTGCCATTGTTGGAGGAGAGCGTGGCCCAGTCTGTGAGTTGGCTCACAGAAGGGCGGAATTTCCCTGGGGAGGGTCAGGGCGCCGACGCGATCGACGGGCTCAGGCCGTACCTGAATTGGAGAGGGTCATATCCATTGTCCTTTGATTCACTGCGATGAAGAAGTACGTCCAGCTCATCTTCCAGCGTTTCGCCAATGTCGGGGCTGTAG encodes:
- a CDS encoding GntR family transcriptional regulator — its product is MFLSIDPHDGLAIYDQIVRQVKFAVACGALRQGELVPSVRELARELALNPNTVARAYRELQSEAVLSPVRGTGLEVAEGAERRCRGQRRELIRARLRQVLAEAVQSQLEIDDLRSLVEQELSAAEKRSTKRGEKQKV
- a CDS encoding DUF971 domain-containing protein, whose amino-acid sequence is MDSRPTNLSLRGDNELLIEWSDGQRRSYRVSELRDHCPCASCREKRSQPPAVATMLPVLSLAEARPLTLLDMSPVGNYAYSIKFSDGHDTGIYTFELLRALGREES
- a CDS encoding putative hydro-lyase; its protein translation is MILFPATSATSASELRQAIRAGRHTGPTAGLAPGFVQTNLVVLPLTVAEEFAEFCRLNSRPCPLIEQTGPGDPQPKRSAPGADLRTDVPRYRVFRDGVPESNEPTEIVSWWRDDFVGFLLGCSFTFEAALLAAGLSVRHIELGRNVPMFRTQLACRSAGRFAGPLVVSMRPFRPEHVEQVREITARYPTMHGAPVHVGDPAELGITDLSRPDFGDAVPVASDEVPVFWACGVTPQLALAAAKPEIAITHSPGCMFVTDLREG
- a CDS encoding AMP-binding protein; translation: MTRTLPAERRRLESLDRRSLEKHQLARLNALFEQIAPVNGFYRTALAGVTLPLASLAALTDFRYTTKDDLLGDGELAANRTWPIERYVRFHQTSGTRGRPLAVLDTADDWTWWTDCWQYVLDAADVTPGDCVMMAFSFGPFVGFWSAYEAAAARGCLVVPGGGMTSAARLELIRTSRATVVCCTPSYALHLAEVGRQRQLDAGTLGVRVLILAGEPGGSVPATRERIEHAWRAEVLDHAGATEIGPWGYGDRAGRGLHVMESEFIAEFRSLASGEPAQEGELSELVLTTLCRAGSPVVRYRTGDLVRPVRQHDLMNRFVMLEGGIVGRTDDMLTVRGVNVFPSSVEQIVRGFPEVDEFRLVAYRIDEMDQLAIEVEDRLEQPGRIADEVYVRLGLRVDVRCVPPGSLPRSEGKAIRLVDQRRPTDPRTTR
- a CDS encoding redoxin domain-containing protein; the protein is MNCVRNYPWYKGWHDTFASQGLVVLGVHTPETEAEHNFDQLRAKAVDNGLAYPIAVDNRQQTWRTWANNMWPSVYLIDKRGHVRYWWYGELNWEGAEGEKYLRRRIEELLNETDK
- a CDS encoding peroxiredoxin family protein; translated protein: MRTIVYRACGFCLVATASVWGAIVANAADDKALPPAVGDKADDFTLADLKGNKVSLSELTERGPVALVVLRGYVGGTCPFCTRQFSELIGAAKKFEKAGATVAVIYPGTALDLKTHAKQFIGAQRLPKSFRFLLDPDFQFANAYHVRSQAPGDTAYPASFVIDGDDVVRFAQVGRSAIDRASAATLLEALPDSK